A genomic segment from Pseudomonas sp. M30-35 encodes:
- a CDS encoding class II glutamine amidotransferase, giving the protein MCELLGMSANVPTDIVFSFTGLMQRGGSTGPHRDGWGIGFYEGRGLRLFQDPSASYESEVAKLVQRYPIKSEVVIGHIRQANVGRVCLANTHPFVREMWGRSWCFAHNGQLADFAPELGFYQPIGDTDSEAAFCDLLNRLRAEFPCAVAVEQMLTTLVDACVAYRRKGVFNCLLSNGDWLFSFCSSKLAHITRRAPFGPAHLTDVDVQVDFQSETTPNDIVTVLATAPLTNNEDWNLYQPGEWRLWRAGECIAQGKTE; this is encoded by the coding sequence ATGTGTGAACTGTTGGGCATGAGTGCCAACGTGCCGACTGATATCGTTTTCAGCTTCACCGGGCTGATGCAGCGTGGTGGCAGCACTGGGCCGCACCGCGATGGGTGGGGTATTGGCTTTTATGAAGGCCGCGGCTTGCGCTTGTTTCAAGACCCAAGCGCCAGCTATGAATCGGAAGTAGCCAAGCTGGTGCAGCGCTATCCGATCAAGAGTGAAGTGGTGATTGGGCATATTCGCCAGGCTAATGTGGGCCGGGTTTGCCTGGCCAATACTCATCCCTTCGTGCGCGAAATGTGGGGCCGTAGCTGGTGTTTTGCCCACAATGGCCAACTGGCGGACTTTGCCCCCGAGCTGGGGTTTTATCAGCCGATTGGCGATACTGACAGTGAAGCGGCCTTTTGCGATCTGCTCAATCGCTTGCGGGCTGAGTTCCCCTGTGCGGTCGCGGTAGAACAAATGTTGACGACCTTGGTCGACGCCTGTGTGGCCTACCGGCGTAAAGGGGTGTTCAACTGCTTGCTCAGTAATGGCGATTGGCTATTTAGCTTTTGTTCAAGCAAGCTGGCGCATATTACCCGCCGCGCACCTTTTGGTCCGGCACACTTGACGGATGTCGATGTGCAGGTCGATTTTCAGTCAGAGACCACACCCAATGACATCGTCACAGTGTTGGCGACTGCGCCGCTGACCAATAACGAAGACTGGAACTTATACCAGCCGGGTGAGTGGCGTTTGTGGCGCGCCGGGGAATGTATCGCTCAGGGGAAGACTGAGTAA
- a CDS encoding MFS transporter, which produces MFENENLLAWAVYAVAALGCLLVCFRLTSWMWRYVREPLRVLVAVLLFSPTIVDPSKELFAPAIAVSALDILFKVGNNLWRAVADLALYGMIAFAVYLIFVAIRWPIERWWKERRQAKLEPQDESDPRTLREIMDDGDAEPNYAQHDRHGMRVEPRL; this is translated from the coding sequence ATGTTTGAGAACGAAAACCTACTCGCCTGGGCCGTCTACGCCGTTGCTGCGCTGGGCTGCTTACTGGTTTGTTTCCGTTTAACCAGCTGGATGTGGCGTTATGTGCGCGAGCCATTGCGGGTGCTTGTCGCGGTCTTGTTGTTTAGCCCGACCATTGTTGACCCGAGCAAAGAGCTGTTTGCTCCGGCGATTGCCGTCAGCGCCTTGGATATTTTGTTTAAAGTGGGTAACAACCTGTGGCGCGCAGTGGCGGATTTAGCTCTCTACGGCATGATTGCCTTTGCCGTATACCTGATTTTTGTAGCGATTCGCTGGCCGATCGAGCGCTGGTGGAAAGAGCGTCGCCAAGCCAAGCTTGAACCCCAAGACGAAAGTGATCCACGCACCCTGCGTGAGATTATGGACGATGGTGATGCCGAGCCAAATTACGCTCAACATGATCGCCATGGCATGCGTGTAGAGCCAAGACTCTAG
- a CDS encoding S9 family peptidase has product MANAPIARSETGSDPYRWLENRDSEDVLQYLHAENDYLEAQLSDQAELREQLFQEIKGRIRETDLSLPSPWGPYLYYQRTTAGDEYPRHYRCKRPADGSHTVDDSSEQLLLDPNQLADGGFFSLGAFSISPDHQRLAYSTDTSGEEIYQLHVKQLSDNSIQTLEFEGCDGSMTWANDSQTLFFVELDDTHRPHKLYRTTLGSDKAELVFHEPDGRFFLHCYRASSERKLILMMGSKTTSEVWVLDAETPEQAFSCVAPRQEDHEYDVDHGLYNGKWQWFIRSNQSGINFALYHATEQNFTRDSWIELRAHDEQVMIDGMTLNANALLLSLREGGLPVIEVSPQGLPTYRVSLPDAAYSLYVQDALEFDSANMRLRYEALNRPAQVRQLNLATGEQQVLKETPVEGPFDADAYVSQRVWATAADGQQVPISLVARKDLIGTPCPLYLYGYGAYGECLDPWFSHARLSLLDRGVVFAIAHVRGGGELGEAWYRAGKLAHKHNSFDDFIACAEHLCATGYTRSEQLVISGGSAGGLLMGAVLNQRPDLFAAAIAEVPFVDVLNTMLNPDLPLTVTEYDEWGDPNQPEVHATIKAYAPYENVSAQAYPAMLVVAGYNDSRVQYWEAAKWVAKLRASKTDNNLLLLKTELDAGHGGMSGRYQALKDVALEYAFVFKVLQLG; this is encoded by the coding sequence ATGGCCAACGCCCCTATCGCCCGCAGTGAAACTGGTAGCGACCCTTATCGCTGGCTGGAAAACCGCGATAGCGAAGATGTTCTCCAGTATTTACATGCCGAGAACGACTACCTTGAAGCCCAATTAAGCGATCAGGCTGAGCTTCGCGAGCAGCTTTTCCAAGAGATTAAAGGCCGAATCCGCGAAACGGATCTATCGCTACCGTCCCCTTGGGGCCCCTACCTGTACTACCAACGCACCACAGCTGGTGATGAGTACCCGCGCCATTACCGCTGCAAACGCCCGGCAGATGGCTCGCACACTGTTGATGACAGCAGCGAGCAACTGTTGCTCGACCCCAACCAACTGGCTGATGGTGGATTCTTCTCGCTCGGGGCTTTCAGCATCAGCCCTGACCATCAGCGTTTGGCGTATAGCACCGACACCAGCGGTGAAGAAATTTACCAACTGCACGTCAAACAACTCAGCGACAACAGTATCCAGACCCTGGAATTTGAAGGCTGCGATGGCAGCATGACCTGGGCCAACGACAGTCAAACGTTGTTTTTTGTCGAGCTGGATGACACCCATCGCCCACACAAGCTGTACCGCACCACTCTGGGCAGTGATAAAGCCGAGTTGGTCTTTCACGAGCCGGATGGGCGTTTCTTTTTGCACTGCTACCGCGCCTCATCCGAGCGCAAGCTGATACTCATGATGGGCAGCAAGACCACCAGCGAAGTCTGGGTATTGGATGCTGAGACGCCTGAGCAAGCCTTTAGCTGCGTTGCCCCGCGCCAGGAAGACCACGAATACGACGTTGACCACGGCCTGTATAACGGCAAGTGGCAATGGTTTATTCGCAGTAATCAAAGCGGTATCAACTTCGCGCTTTACCATGCGACTGAGCAGAATTTCACCCGCGACAGCTGGATTGAACTGCGCGCCCATGATGAGCAGGTAATGATTGATGGCATGACACTCAATGCCAACGCCCTGCTTCTGAGCTTGCGTGAGGGTGGTTTACCGGTAATTGAAGTCAGCCCGCAAGGTTTGCCGACCTACCGCGTCAGCCTGCCCGATGCGGCTTACAGCCTGTACGTGCAAGATGCACTCGAGTTTGACAGCGCCAACATGCGTCTGCGTTACGAAGCGCTGAATCGCCCAGCACAGGTGCGCCAACTGAACCTGGCGACGGGTGAGCAGCAGGTGCTCAAGGAAACCCCAGTCGAAGGCCCGTTTGACGCAGATGCCTATGTCAGCCAGCGCGTATGGGCAACGGCGGCAGATGGTCAGCAAGTCCCAATTAGCCTGGTCGCGCGCAAAGACCTGATCGGCACGCCCTGCCCGCTGTATCTCTACGGCTATGGTGCCTACGGCGAATGCCTTGATCCATGGTTCTCGCATGCGCGCTTGAGCCTGCTGGATCGCGGCGTGGTATTCGCAATCGCCCATGTTCGCGGCGGTGGTGAACTGGGCGAAGCCTGGTACCGCGCAGGCAAACTTGCGCATAAACACAACAGCTTCGATGATTTTATCGCCTGCGCCGAGCACTTATGCGCTACCGGCTACACCCGTAGCGAGCAACTGGTGATCAGCGGCGGCAGTGCTGGCGGCTTGCTCATGGGTGCGGTGCTAAACCAGCGGCCCGACCTGTTCGCCGCGGCCATTGCTGAAGTGCCATTTGTCGATGTGCTCAACACCATGCTCAACCCGGACCTGCCATTAACCGTGACCGAGTACGACGAATGGGGCGATCCAAACCAGCCAGAGGTGCATGCCACCATCAAGGCATACGCCCCTTATGAGAATGTCAGCGCTCAAGCCTATCCGGCCATGCTGGTGGTTGCAGGCTACAACGACAGCCGTGTGCAGTATTGGGAGGCGGCAAAATGGGTGGCCAAACTGCGCGCAAGCAAGACCGACAATAATTTGTTGCTGTTGAAAACCGAGTTGGATGCCGGCCATGGCGGCATGAGCGGGCGTTATCAGGCACTCAAGGATGTCGCCTTGGAATACGCATTTGTGTTCAAGGTTTTGCAGCTTGGCTAG
- a CDS encoding DUF748 domain-containing protein, protein MRKRFAIPLWTLISIACLLVVLHIMLPTLVRDYLNEQLADMGDYRGHITDVDLALWRGAYRINQLNISKVNGKVPVPLLEAPSIDLSVSWSALWHDQAVVASVVFEQPKLTFVDGGNAADSQTGEGVDWRQQLKALLPITLNEVRVNQGTLAFRNFNSKPPVDIKATQLNATLLNLSNTNESKELLPASFQATGKIFGNAPLQTSAKLNPLGELDDFDIKLRATDIELKQLNSFTRTYADFDFAKGNGDFVMELEARKGKVDGYAKPLLRDMEIFDWKQDVAAKDKNLFSGIWEALVGSGGWLLKNHSKDQFATRIEIAGDLNAYDVSNWQAFKSILRNAFVKAFSNRFDSTQQ, encoded by the coding sequence ATGAGAAAACGTTTCGCTATCCCACTGTGGACTCTGATCAGCATCGCCTGCCTATTGGTAGTGCTGCATATCATGCTGCCGACATTGGTGCGTGATTACCTAAACGAGCAGCTTGCCGACATGGGTGATTATCGCGGGCATATCACCGACGTTGACCTCGCACTGTGGCGCGGTGCCTACCGGATTAATCAACTGAACATCAGCAAGGTTAACGGCAAGGTTCCAGTGCCGCTGCTTGAGGCGCCCTCGATTGATCTGTCGGTGAGCTGGAGTGCTTTATGGCACGACCAAGCCGTGGTGGCGAGCGTGGTCTTCGAGCAGCCCAAACTGACCTTTGTTGACGGTGGTAATGCCGCCGACTCACAAACAGGTGAAGGCGTTGACTGGCGCCAGCAGCTTAAAGCACTGCTGCCAATCACGCTCAACGAAGTGCGCGTTAATCAAGGCACTCTCGCCTTCCGCAACTTCAATTCAAAACCCCCAGTCGACATCAAAGCCACACAACTGAATGCCACGCTGCTTAATTTAAGCAACACCAACGAGAGCAAGGAGCTACTGCCTGCCAGCTTTCAGGCAACCGGTAAAATCTTTGGCAATGCACCATTGCAAACCAGCGCCAAGCTCAACCCACTGGGCGAGCTGGATGATTTCGACATAAAGCTGCGCGCTACCGATATCGAACTGAAACAACTCAATAGCTTCACTCGCACCTACGCCGACTTTGACTTTGCCAAAGGTAATGGTGATTTCGTCATGGAGCTTGAGGCGCGCAAAGGCAAAGTCGACGGCTATGCCAAGCCATTGCTGCGTGACATGGAAATTTTCGATTGGAAGCAAGATGTTGCCGCCAAGGATAAAAACCTGTTCAGCGGGATCTGGGAAGCCTTGGTTGGCAGTGGCGGCTGGCTGCTGAAGAACCACAGCAAAGACCAATTCGCCACACGTATTGAGATTGCGGGTGACCTTAACGCCTACGACGTCAGCAACTGGCAGGCCTTCAAATCAATTCTGCGTAACGCCTTCGTCAAGGCCTTCAGCAATCGGTTTGATTCAACGCAGCAATGA
- a CDS encoding DUF2937 family protein encodes MFKSYLRLALFALGLLVGVQVPGYISDYSKRVDAHLQESEQSLQGFRDTAKRFFKGDMVALVAHYQASDDPVMQSDAKSVNTLVMRSDWLNAESQAMHGPWYQQVWHLATAADSQLLEETYKAYTFQVLLVPEAIAWGIACALLLALLVELLLVTVISLFGGAQDSRVRDRHWR; translated from the coding sequence ATGTTTAAAAGCTATTTACGCTTGGCGCTGTTTGCTTTGGGCTTGTTGGTCGGGGTGCAAGTACCGGGCTATATCAGTGATTACAGCAAGCGTGTTGATGCGCATCTGCAGGAGTCCGAGCAAAGCTTGCAAGGCTTTCGTGACACCGCAAAACGCTTTTTCAAGGGCGATATGGTTGCCTTGGTGGCGCATTATCAGGCCAGTGATGACCCGGTGATGCAAAGCGATGCCAAGAGTGTCAATACGTTGGTGATGCGCTCAGATTGGCTTAATGCTGAATCGCAAGCCATGCATGGCCCGTGGTATCAGCAGGTTTGGCATCTCGCCACTGCTGCAGATTCGCAGTTGCTCGAAGAAACGTACAAGGCTTACACCTTTCAGGTATTGCTAGTGCCTGAGGCGATTGCGTGGGGCATTGCCTGTGCCTTGCTGCTGGCGTTGCTGGTTGAGCTGCTGCTGGTGACTGTAATCAGTCTGTTTGGTGGCGCTCAGGACAGCCGTGTGCGTGATCGTCACTGGCGATAA
- the cysK gene encoding cysteine synthase A → MSRIFADNAQAIGNTPLVMINRLGPKGVTILAKIEGRNPAYSVKCRIGASMVWDAEARAVLKPGMTIVEPTSGNTGIGLAFVAAARGYKLLLTMPASMSLERRKVLKALGAELVLTEPAKGMKGAIEKATEIAQSDSAKYFMPQQFENPANPEIHEKTTGPEIWNDTDGAIDVLISGVGTGGTITGVSRYIKNTKGKPILSVAVEPTSSPVISQTIAGDEVKPSPHKIQGIGAGFVPKNLDLSMVDRVEQVSDEDSKAVALRLMREEGILCGISCGAAMAAALRVANEPNMQGKTIVVILPDSGERYLSSMLFSDMFSEQELQQ, encoded by the coding sequence ATGAGCCGCATCTTTGCAGACAACGCGCAAGCCATCGGCAATACACCGCTGGTGATGATCAATCGTTTGGGCCCGAAAGGGGTGACCATTCTTGCAAAAATCGAGGGGCGTAATCCCGCTTACTCGGTGAAATGCCGGATTGGGGCCAGTATGGTTTGGGATGCGGAAGCTCGCGCTGTGCTTAAGCCGGGTATGACTATTGTTGAACCGACTTCCGGTAACACCGGCATTGGCCTTGCGTTTGTGGCGGCTGCCCGAGGCTACAAGCTGCTGCTAACCATGCCGGCCTCGATGAGCCTTGAGCGGCGCAAGGTGCTGAAAGCGCTTGGCGCTGAATTGGTGCTGACGGAACCAGCGAAAGGCATGAAAGGCGCTATCGAAAAAGCCACTGAAATTGCTCAGTCGGACAGCGCTAAATACTTTATGCCGCAACAATTCGAGAATCCGGCAAACCCGGAAATTCACGAGAAGACCACCGGCCCCGAAATCTGGAATGACACCGATGGCGCGATTGATGTGCTGATCTCCGGTGTCGGCACTGGCGGCACTATTACCGGCGTTTCGCGTTACATCAAAAACACCAAGGGTAAACCGATCCTTTCGGTCGCTGTCGAGCCCACCAGCTCGCCAGTTATCAGCCAGACCATTGCGGGCGATGAGGTCAAACCGAGCCCACACAAGATTCAAGGTATCGGCGCTGGTTTCGTGCCGAAAAACCTCGACTTGAGCATGGTTGATCGAGTTGAACAAGTGAGCGATGAGGACTCAAAAGCAGTGGCGCTACGCTTGATGCGCGAAGAAGGCATTCTCTGCGGTATTTCGTGTGGCGCCGCCATGGCCGCCGCGTTAAGAGTCGCGAATGAGCCGAACATGCAAGGCAAGACCATCGTGGTGATCTTGCCCGACTCCGGCGAGCGCTACCTGTCGAGCATGTTGTTTAGCGACATGTTCAGCGAGCAAGAGCTGCAGCAGTAA
- a CDS encoding VWA domain-containing protein gives MLLNLFNEMRAAKVPVSVRELLDLINALKHNVVFADMDEFYYLARTILVKDERHFDKFDRAFGAYFNGLENLNQHIEALIPDEWLRKEFERSLSEEERAKIESLGGLDKLIEEFKKRLEEQKERHAGGNKWIGTGGTSPFGSGGFNPEGIRVGDAGKRQGKAVKVWDQRDYKNLDDQVELGTRNIKVALRRLRKFARQGAEDELDLDGTIDHTAKDAGLLNIQMRPERRNTVKLLILFDIGGSMDAHVKVCEELFSACKTEFKHMEYFYFHNCVYESVWKNNLRRTSERFSTQDLLHKYGADYKVVFVGDAAMAPYEITQAGGSVEHWNEEPGYLWIKRFMEKYKKLIWINPYPKDTWGYTASTNIIRELVEDKMYPLTLQGLEDGMKLLSK, from the coding sequence ATGCTGCTTAACCTATTCAATGAAATGCGTGCAGCCAAAGTACCGGTCTCGGTGCGTGAGCTGCTCGATCTGATCAACGCGTTGAAACACAACGTGGTGTTCGCTGACATGGACGAGTTCTATTACCTCGCCCGTACTATCTTGGTCAAAGATGAGCGCCATTTCGACAAGTTCGACCGCGCCTTTGGTGCCTACTTCAATGGTCTGGAAAACCTCAACCAACACATTGAGGCGCTGATCCCGGATGAGTGGTTACGCAAAGAGTTCGAGCGCTCACTAAGCGAAGAAGAGCGCGCCAAGATCGAATCTCTCGGCGGTTTGGACAAACTGATCGAAGAGTTTAAAAAGCGCCTCGAAGAGCAGAAGGAACGCCACGCTGGCGGTAACAAATGGATTGGCACAGGTGGTACCAGCCCGTTTGGCTCAGGCGGTTTCAACCCGGAAGGTATTCGTGTTGGTGATGCAGGTAAGCGCCAAGGCAAAGCCGTCAAGGTTTGGGATCAGCGCGACTACAAAAACCTCGACGACCAGGTTGAACTGGGCACGCGCAACATCAAAGTAGCGCTGCGCCGCCTGCGCAAGTTTGCCCGCCAGGGCGCGGAAGATGAGTTGGATCTCGACGGCACCATCGACCACACAGCCAAGGACGCTGGCCTGCTGAATATTCAGATGCGCCCAGAACGCCGTAACACGGTGAAGTTGCTGATTCTGTTCGACATCGGCGGTTCGATGGACGCCCACGTCAAAGTCTGTGAAGAGCTGTTTTCCGCATGCAAGACCGAGTTCAAGCACATGGAATACTTCTACTTTCACAACTGCGTATATGAGTCAGTGTGGAAGAACAACCTGCGCCGCACCTCCGAGCGATTCTCCACCCAGGACTTGCTGCACAAGTACGGTGCTGACTACAAAGTGGTGTTCGTCGGTGATGCGGCCATGGCGCCATATGAAATCACCCAGGCGGGCGGCAGCGTCGAGCACTGGAACGAGGAACCGGGTTATCTGTGGATCAAGCGATTCATGGAGAAATACAAGAAACTAATCTGGATCAACCCCTACCCGAAAGATACCTGGGGCTACACCGCATCGACCAACATCATCCGTGAGCTGGTCGAAGACAAGATGTACCCCTTGACCTTGCAGGGCCTTGAAGACGGTATGAAATTGCTCTCGAAGTAA
- a CDS encoding amidase: protein MPKQPESELTTWSACELANEIRSGHLSARELTEACLAKIAQHNPTLNALVTLDAEGALRKADAADQRQARGESLGPLHGLPIAHKDSFLTAGMRTTWGSKIYAEHVPTQDSLIVTRQAQAGSILLGKSNLPEFGAGSQTFNSVFGATRNPYAPSKTCGGSSGGAAVALASGMVALADGSDMGGSLRNPASFCNVVGLRPSVGRVPNLPNNNSFGQLTVAGPMGRCVADVALLLSVIAGPDRRDPLTIESPANQFRDLAQDDWKHARIAYSPDLGGLPVDPAVRAMTEIGAKRIADLGCTVEHAEPDFSGAAEAFQVLRALTYATGYGHLLKTQRQHFKDTVIWNVELAQRFSSQDVIDAEAVRARLFRDTQALLERYDFIIAPVSQVLPFPVEQPFVERIGEQSMNNYIEWMNSCSLITLSGHPAISVPCGFSDDGLPVGLQIIGRYRDELTLLKFAQAFETISKPHTTRPLA, encoded by the coding sequence ATGCCCAAGCAGCCAGAATCTGAGCTAACGACATGGTCAGCATGTGAATTGGCTAATGAAATCCGCTCAGGGCATTTATCCGCCCGCGAGCTGACTGAAGCCTGTTTGGCTAAAATTGCGCAGCACAACCCAACGCTCAACGCACTGGTGACACTTGATGCCGAAGGCGCCTTGCGCAAAGCCGATGCAGCTGACCAGCGCCAAGCCCGCGGCGAATCGCTCGGCCCATTACATGGCCTGCCGATTGCGCACAAGGACTCCTTTCTGACTGCAGGCATGCGTACAACGTGGGGCTCAAAAATATATGCCGAACATGTTCCCACTCAAGACTCGCTAATTGTCACCCGCCAAGCGCAAGCGGGCTCTATTTTGCTGGGCAAGAGCAACCTGCCAGAGTTCGGTGCAGGCTCGCAGACCTTCAATAGCGTTTTTGGCGCGACCCGCAATCCTTATGCGCCGTCAAAAACCTGCGGAGGTAGCAGCGGTGGAGCAGCGGTTGCCCTCGCCTCGGGCATGGTCGCTCTGGCGGATGGCTCAGATATGGGTGGATCACTGCGCAACCCGGCCAGCTTCTGCAATGTGGTGGGTTTACGCCCCTCGGTTGGTCGCGTTCCAAATTTGCCGAATAACAACAGTTTCGGCCAACTCACGGTAGCCGGTCCGATGGGGCGTTGCGTGGCAGACGTGGCGTTATTGCTGAGTGTGATCGCCGGTCCTGACCGACGCGACCCACTCACCATCGAATCACCCGCTAACCAGTTCCGTGACCTTGCGCAAGACGACTGGAAGCACGCACGGATCGCTTACAGCCCAGACTTAGGTGGGCTGCCGGTGGATCCAGCGGTACGCGCGATGACTGAAATTGGCGCAAAACGCATTGCTGATCTGGGTTGTACAGTCGAACATGCGGAACCCGATTTCAGCGGCGCAGCAGAAGCCTTCCAAGTGTTACGTGCGCTGACCTACGCTACAGGCTATGGCCACTTGCTCAAGACTCAACGTCAGCACTTCAAAGACACAGTGATCTGGAACGTCGAGCTAGCGCAGCGTTTTAGTAGCCAGGATGTGATTGATGCTGAAGCGGTCAGAGCGCGGTTATTCCGTGATACCCAAGCGTTGCTTGAGCGATATGACTTTATCATCGCGCCAGTCAGCCAAGTGTTGCCATTCCCGGTGGAACAGCCTTTCGTCGAACGTATCGGCGAGCAATCGATGAACAATTACATCGAATGGATGAATTCTTGCTCGCTAATCACACTCTCAGGCCATCCAGCCATCTCGGTTCCGTGTGGTTTTAGCGACGATGGATTACCCGTCGGGCTGCAGATCATCGGCCGCTATCGCGATGAGTTGACCTTGCTCAAGTTCGCCCAAGCCTTCGAGACGATAAGCAAGCCTCACACCACACGCCCACTGGCCTGA
- a CDS encoding MoxR family ATPase, whose amino-acid sequence MKFEGTQSYVATDDLKLAVNAAITLERPLLVKGEPGTGKTMLAEQLAESFGARLITWHIKSTTKAHQGLYEYDAVSRLRDSQLDSDKVHDVRNYIKKGKLWEAFESEERVILLIDEIDKADIEFPNDLLQELDKMEFYVYETDETIKAVQRPIIIITSNNEKELPDAFLRRCFFHYIAFPDRNTLQRIVDVHYPTIKKDLVSEALDVFFDVRKVPGLKKKPSTSELVDWLKLLMADNIGEAVLRERDPTKAIPPLAGALVKNEQDVQLLERLAFMSRRAGR is encoded by the coding sequence ATGAAGTTCGAAGGCACTCAGTCATATGTCGCAACCGACGACCTCAAGCTTGCGGTTAACGCTGCCATTACCCTGGAGCGCCCGTTGCTGGTCAAGGGCGAGCCTGGCACCGGCAAGACCATGCTTGCAGAGCAACTGGCCGAGTCCTTCGGTGCGCGCCTGATCACTTGGCACATCAAATCGACGACCAAAGCCCACCAAGGCCTGTATGAATACGATGCAGTGAGCCGCCTGCGTGACTCGCAACTCGACTCCGACAAGGTCCACGATGTGCGAAACTACATCAAGAAGGGCAAGCTCTGGGAGGCCTTTGAGTCTGAAGAACGGGTCATTCTGCTGATTGATGAAATCGACAAAGCCGACATTGAGTTCCCGAACGACTTGCTGCAAGAGCTCGACAAGATGGAGTTCTATGTCTACGAGACTGACGAAACCATCAAAGCGGTTCAACGCCCCATTATCATCATTACCTCGAACAATGAAAAAGAACTGCCGGATGCCTTCTTGCGCCGCTGCTTTTTCCACTACATCGCCTTCCCGGATCGCAACACTTTGCAGCGCATCGTTGACGTGCATTACCCGACCATCAAGAAAGACTTGGTCAGCGAAGCACTCGACGTCTTCTTTGACGTGCGCAAGGTGCCGGGCCTGAAGAAGAAGCCTTCTACTTCCGAACTGGTCGATTGGTTGAAGCTGCTCATGGCCGACAATATTGGCGAAGCGGTGTTGCGTGAGCGCGACCCGACTAAAGCGATTCCGCCGCTGGCTGGAGCTTTGGTCAAGAACGAGCAAGACGTTCAACTGCTCGAACGCCTGGCCTTTATGAGCCGCCGCGCGGGTCGCTAA
- a CDS encoding IclR family transcriptional regulator, which yields MIEKDARQQHAQFIETLEKGVRVLEVFRNGQTSIGLTELAHLCHMSKSAAQRFTHTWCELGYLAKDEHSRRYRLTHKALELGFLYLHTDPLISRALPALKLIRERCNLTVNLSVLSGHDIVYVMRIPGPNQTFAEMLPGRRMPAWSTSAGRVLLSALPDEQIRASLASVEPVPYTAHTELDRDVLFEQIVQARKQGYAFTRDQVLIGQLGLAAPIRNVHFQAVAAVNITAHSSNWSAEKMQQELVPLLMEVTQAVSVG from the coding sequence GTGATTGAGAAAGACGCAAGGCAGCAGCATGCGCAATTCATCGAAACCCTCGAAAAGGGCGTTCGAGTGCTTGAGGTTTTTCGCAACGGTCAAACCTCAATAGGTCTGACAGAACTGGCACATCTCTGTCATATGAGCAAAAGCGCCGCGCAGCGCTTTACCCATACCTGGTGTGAGTTAGGTTATCTGGCTAAAGACGAGCACTCTCGTCGTTATCGATTGACCCACAAAGCCCTGGAACTGGGCTTTTTGTATCTACATACAGATCCGTTGATCAGTCGTGCCTTGCCCGCGTTGAAGCTGATTCGCGAACGCTGCAACTTGACCGTCAATCTTAGCGTGCTCAGTGGTCACGACATCGTCTATGTCATGCGTATTCCGGGACCGAACCAAACCTTTGCGGAAATGCTGCCGGGGCGACGTATGCCGGCTTGGTCAACCTCGGCTGGGCGAGTACTTTTGTCGGCATTACCCGATGAACAAATTCGCGCGAGCCTTGCCAGTGTTGAGCCGGTCCCCTACACGGCGCATACCGAGCTGGATCGCGACGTGCTGTTCGAGCAGATTGTTCAGGCCCGCAAACAGGGATATGCATTCACCCGTGATCAAGTATTGATCGGCCAGCTCGGGCTTGCCGCGCCTATTCGTAATGTGCATTTTCAAGCTGTAGCGGCCGTGAATATCACTGCCCATTCAAGCAATTGGTCCGCTGAAAAAATGCAGCAGGAGCTGGTGCCGTTGTTGATGGAAGTGACTCAGGCAGTGAGTGTTGGCTAG